In Neofelis nebulosa isolate mNeoNeb1 chromosome 10, mNeoNeb1.pri, whole genome shotgun sequence, one DNA window encodes the following:
- the MMP8 gene encoding neutrophil collagenase, with protein sequence MAVLAGKAMFSLTMLLPLLSFLLHLSGAFPVRWESPEEETTQVVQNYLERFYQLPRGGYRSGRSNGTSVVVDKLREMQRFFGLNETGKPDEETLEMMRKPRCGVPDNGDFMVTPGNPRWKHTNLTYRILKYTTQLSQAKVETAISTAFQIWANASSLTFTKISQGKADIDIAFYEGDHGDNSPFDGPNGILAHAFQPGPGIGGDAHFDEQETWTTNFENYNLFLVAAHEFGHSLGLSHSTDPVALMYPIYAVHEPSTYTLPQDDINGIQAIYGPSSNPVQPTGPSTPTACDPRLTFDAIATLRGEILFFKDRFFWRRHPQMPEVELNFISLFWPALPDGIQAAYEDLDKDLVFLFKGSQYWALSGYDIKPGYPKDISNYGFPSSVRAIDAAVYYRGEIFFFVNNQLWRYDNQRESMQTGYPKNIASIFPGIESRVDAVFQQNHVFLFFIGPAYYAFDLSAHRITRVQRSNRWLNCR encoded by the exons ATGGCGGTGCTTGCGGGAAAGGCCATGTTCAGTCTGACGATGCTTCTGCCTCTGCTCTCATTCCTCCTGCACCTCTCCGGGGCCTTTCCGGTACGTTGGGAATCCCCGGAAGAGGAGACCACGCAAGTCGTTCAG AATTACCTGGAGAGGTTCTACCAGCTGCCGCGAGGCGGATACCGGTCCGGACGGAGCAACGGCACCAGTGTGGTTGTGGACAAGCTCAGAGAGATGCAGCGATTCTTTGGCTTGAACGAGACGGGGAAGCCAGATGAGGAAACGCTGGAGATGATGCGGAAGCCGCGCTGCGGGGTGCCTGACAACGGGGACTTCATGGTGACCCCGGGAAACCCCAGGTGGAAACATACGAACCTGACCTACAG GATCCTGAAGTACACCACGCAGTTGTCCCAGGCCAAGGTGGAAACTGCCATTAGCACAGCCTTTCAAATATGGGCTAATGCATCATCCTTGACCTTCACCAAGATCTCGCAGGGAAAAGCGGACATCGATATCGCTTTTTACGAAGGAG ATCATGGTGACAATTCTCCATTTGATGGACCCAATGGAATCCTCGCTCATGCCTTCCAGCCAGGCCCAGGTATTGGGGGAGACGCTCACTTCGATGAACAAGAAACATGGACCACAAATTTTGAAA ATTATAATTTGTTTCTTGTTGCTGCCCATGAATTTGGCCATTCCTTGGGGCTCTCTCACTCCACTGACCCGGTTGCCTTGATGTATCCCATCTATGCTGTCCATGAACCCAGCACCTACACCCTCCCTCAAGATGACATCAACGGCATTCAGGCCATCTATG gacCTTCAAGCAACCCTGTCCAACCAACCGGACCAAGCACACCCACAGCCTGTGACCCCAGACTGACATTTGATGCCATTGCCACACTCCGTGGAGAAATCTTATTCTTTAAAGACAG GTTCTTCTGGAGAAGGCACCCCCAGATGCCAGAGGTGGAGCTCAACTTCATCTCTCTGTTCTGGCCGGCCCTGCCAGACGGCATCCAGGCCGCGTACGAGGACTTGGACAAGGACCTAGTTTTCCTATTTAAAG GCAGCCAGTACTGGGCTCTGAGTGGCTATGACATTAAGCCAGGTTATCCCAAGGACATCTCAAACTACGGCTTCCCAAGCAGTGTCCGCGCAATTGATGCCGCTGTTTACTACAGGGGAGAAATCTTCTTCTTTGTAAACAACCAGTTATGGAG ATACGATAACCAAAGAGAATCCATGCAAACGGGTTATCCCAAAAACATAGCAAGCATCTTTCCAGGAATAGAAAGTAGAGTTGATGCAGTTTTCCAGCAGAATC AcgtcttcctcttcttcatcgGACCCGCATATTATGCGTTTGATCTTAGCGCTCACAGGATTACTAGGGTTCAAAGAAGCAATAGATGGCTTAACTGCAGATAA
- the LOC131486566 gene encoding interstitial collagenase-like, with translation MPSLPLLLLLLWGVGVHVFTAPAETRERDATMAQKYLQKYNNLKTGTNKSGRQRNSGLVVEKLKQTQKFFGLKVTGRPDAETLHVMHQGWCGVPDVAPYVLTEGNPQWENTHLTYRIENYTPDLPRAEVDCAIDKGFQLWSNASILTFTKLSEGQADIMLSFGELNHGDKSDFGRIRSLLAHVFLPGRGMGGGVHFDEEKTWTDDFRNYNLYYVAAYELGHSLGLLHSDDIGSLMFPRYIYYGDALLSPKDIDAIQAIYGPSKNPIQPKEPPIPRACDSKLTFNAVTKIRGESFFFKNMFFLRTGVFYETVDPDVISDLGNGVDTAYEVARRDEVLFVKGGKYWAIKGHRALYGYPRDIYSSFGFPQRVKKIDAAVHEEETGMTYFFVASEYWRQRQADHSAEGVAFLKIILKPCRTSILPW, from the exons ATGCCCAGCCttcccctgctgctgctgctgctctggggCGTGGGGGTTCACGTCTTCACAGCGCCTGCTGAAACACGAGAGCGAGATGCCACGATGGCCCAG AAATACCTACAAAAGTACAACAACTTGAAGACTGGAACCAACAAATCTGGAAGGCAGAGAAACAGCGGTTTAGTGGTTGAGAAGCTGAAGCAAACGCAGAAATTCTTTGGGCTGAAGGTGACTGGGCGACCAGATGCTGAGACCCTGCACGTGATGCACCAGGGCTGGTGTGGGGTGCCCGACGTGGCTCCCTATGTCCTCACTGAGGGGAACCCTCAATGGGAAAACACACACCTGACCTACAG GATTGAAAATTACACACCAGACCTGCCAAGAGCAGAGGTGGACTGTGCCATTGACAAAGGTTTTCAACTCTGGAGTAATGCCTCCATCCTGACCTTCACCAAGCTCTCTGAGGGTCAGGCAGACATAATGTTATCCTTTGGGGAGCTAA ATCATGGCGATAAGTCCGACTTTGGCAGAATCAGAAGCCTGCTTGCTCATGTGTTCCTGCCAGGAAGGGGCATGGGAGGAGGTGTTCATTTTGATGAGGAAAAAACATGGACCGATGACTTCAGAA ACTACAACTTGTATTATGTGGCAGCATATGAGTTGGGCCATTCCCTTGGACTACTCCATAGTGATGACATTGGCTCTTTGATGTTCCCCAGATACATCTACTATGGTGATGCCCTGCTGTCTCCGAAGGACATCGATGCCATCCAGGCCATCTATG gaccTTCCAAAAATCCCATCCAGCCAAAAGAACCGCCAATCCCACGAGCCTGTGATAGCAAGTTAACATTTAATGCTGTCACCAAAATTCGTGGAGaatcattcttctttaaaaacat GTTCTTCCTACGCACAGGTGTCTTCTACGAAACAGTGGATCCCGATGTCATTTCTGACTTAGGTAACGGAGTAGACACTGCTTATGAAGTTGCTAGAAGAGATGAAGTTTTATTTGTTAAAG GTGGTAAATACTGGGCCATCAAGGGGCACCGGGCACTGTATGGCTATCCCAGGGACATCTACAGCTCCTTCGGCTTCCCCCAAAGGGTGAAGAAAATCGATGCTGCCGTTCACGAGGAGGAGACTGGGATGACGTACTTCTTTGTTGCCAGCGAGTATTGGCGGCAAAGACAGGCAGATCACTCAGCGGAAggagttgcctttttaaaaatcattctcaaACCCTGCAGAACCTCCATCCTCCCTTGGTGA